From a single Nicotiana tomentosiformis chromosome 2, ASM39032v3, whole genome shotgun sequence genomic region:
- the LOC104115530 gene encoding uncharacterized protein, which produces MGMVVVISLPFIIFTIFVGFGCYFLGRAKGRQDLRTNPQIFGVPTPPPAAAPLPSTHFKHDNTSNV; this is translated from the coding sequence ATGGGTATGGTAGTGGTTATATCACTTCCATTTATAATATTCACAATATTTGTTGGATTTGGGTGTTATTTTCTTGGAAGAGCTAAAGGTAGACAAGATCTCAGAACCAATCCCCAAATTTTTGGGGTACCCACTCCACCTCCCGCTGCTGCTCCTTTGCCTTCAACTCATTTCAAGCATGACAACACTTCCAATGTGTAA
- the LOC104115531 gene encoding delta(24)-sterol reductase-like isoform X3, with translation MSDAKAPLRPKRKMQLVDFLIQFRWILVIFFVLPFSFLYYFSIYLGDVKSERKSYEQRQKEHDENVKEVVKRLGERDASKDGLVCTGRPPWVVVGMRNVDYKRARHFEVDLSKFRNILEIDKERMIARVEPLVNMGQISRVTVPMNLSLAVLAELDDLTVGGLINGFGIEGSSHIFGLFSDTVVSLEVVLADGRVVRATKDNEYSDLFYAIPWSQGTLGLLVSAEIKLIPVKEYVRLTYKPVTGNLKELAQAYADTFAPRDGDQDNPSKVPEMVEGMIYSPTEGVMMTGRYASKQEAKQRGNVINNYGWWFKPWFYQHAQTALKRGEFVEYIPTRDYYHRHTRSLYWEGKLILPFGDQFWFRFLLGWLMPPKIALLKATQSEAIRNYYHDHHVIQDLLVPLYKVGDCLEWVHREMEVYPIWLCPHRIYKLPVKPMIYPEPGFEAHRRQGDTEYAQMYTDIGVYYVPGAVLRGEPFDGAEKCRQLELWLIENHGFQAQYAVTELTEKNFWRMFDNTLYEQCRKKYKAIGTFMSAYYKSKKGRKTEKEVQEAEQEKAEQETPEVDE, from the exons ATGTCGGATGCTAAGGCCCCCCTTCGTCCCAAGAGGAAGATGCAGTTGGTGGACTTTCTTATCCAATTCAGATGGATCCTTGTTATCTTCTTTGTCCTTCCTTTCTCGTTCCTGTATTACTTCTCCATATATCTAGGGGATGTTAAATCTGAGAGGAAATCTTACGAACAGCGTCAGAAGGAACACGATGAAAATGTTAAAGAGGTCGTGAAGCGCCTTGGGGAGAGGGATGCATCAAAGGATGGTCTTGTCTGCACAGGCAGGCCTCCGTGGGTGGTTGTTGGAATGAGAAATGTTGACTATAAGCGTGCTCGTCATTTTGAAGTTGATCTTTCTAAGTTCAGAAATATACTTGAAATTGACAAGGAAAGAATGATTGCCAGAGTTGAGCCTCTGGTCAATATGGGCCAAATATCTAGAGTTACTGTTCCAATGAATCTTTCCCTTGCAGTTCTTGCTGAGCTTGATGATCTGACAGTTGGTGGTCTGATCAATGGCTTCGGGATTGAAGGAAGCTCTCACATCTTTGGATTGTTCTCTGACACTGTTGTGTCACTTGAGGTAGTTCTAGCAGACGGACGGGTGGTTAGAGCTACAAAGGACAATGAGTATTCTGATCTTTTCTATGCTATCCCGTGGTCTCAGGGGACATTGGGTCTTCTTGTTTCAGCTGAGATCAAGCTTATACCGGTTAAGGAGTACGTGAGACTTACTTACAAACCTGTAACTGGTAATCTTAAAGAGCTTGCGCAGGCTTATGCGGATACTTTTGCACCTAGAGATGGGGACCAGGACAATCCTTCTAAAGTTCCAGAGATGGTAGAAGGCATGATTTATAGTCCCACGGAAGGTGTTATGATGACCGGTAGATATGCTTCGAAACAGGAAGCCAAGCAAAGGGGTAATGTAATCAACAATTATGGTTGGTGGTTCAAACCATGGTTTTACCAGCATGCTCAAACTGCACTGAAAAGAGGGGAATTTGTGGAGTACATTCCAACTAGGGACTACTACCACAGGCACACAAGATCCTTGTATTGGGAAGGGAAACTAATTCTTCCATTTGGTGATCAGTTCTGGTTTAGGTTTCTCCTAGGATGGCTCATGCCACCCAAGATTGCTCTGCTCAAGGCCACTCAAAGTGAGGCTATCAGGAACTATTACCATGACCATCATGTTATTCAGGATCTGCTTGTTCCTCTTTACAAGGTTGGAGATTGTCTTGAGTGGGTCCACCGCGAAATGGAG GTATATCCCATCTGGCTCTGCCCACACAGAATTTACAAGCTGCCTGTGAAACCTATGATCTATCCTGAACCAGGATTTGAGGCACACCGCAGGCAGGGTGACACTGAATATGCTCAAATGTATACTGATATCGGCGTCTACTATGTTCCTGGAGCAGTCCTGAGAGGTGAGCCCTTTGATGGTGCAGAGAAATGCCGCCAACTGGAGCTTTGGTTGATCGAAAACCATGGGTTCCAGGCTCAATACGCGGTCACTGAACTGACAGAGAAGAACTTCTGGAGGATGTTTGATAATACCCTCTACGAGCAGTGCAGAAAAAAATATAAAGCCATCGGAACCTTCATGAGTGCGTACTATAAATCCAAAAAAGGAAGGAAGACGGAGAAGGAGGTGCAGGAAGCCGAGCAAGAGAAAGCTGAACAAGAGACTCCCGAAGTCGATGAGTAA
- the LOC104115531 gene encoding delta(24)-sterol reductase-like isoform X2: MLYWPFVSKMSDAKAPLRPKRKMQLVDFLIQFRWILVIFFVLPFSFLYYFSIYLGDVKSERKSYEQRQKEHDENVKEVVKRLGERDASKDGLVCTGRPPWVVVGMRNVDYKRARHFEVDLSKFRNILEIDKERMIARVEPLVNMGQISRVTVPMNLSLAVLAELDDLTVGGLINGFGIEGSSHIFGLFSDTVVSLEVVLADGRVVRATKDNEYSDLFYAIPWSQGTLGLLVSAEIKLIPVKEYVRLTYKPVTGNLKELAQAYADTFAPRDGDQDNPSKVPEMVEGMIYSPTEGVMMTGRYASKQEAKQRGNVINNYGWWFKPWFYQHAQTALKRGEFVEYIPTRDYYHRHTRSLYWEGKLILPFGDQFWFRFLLGWLMPPKIALLKATQSEAIRNYYHDHHVIQDLLVPLYKVGDCLEWVHREMEVYPIWLCPHRIYKLPVKPMIYPEPGFEAHRRQGDTEYAQMYTDIGVYYVPGAVLRGEPFDGAEKCRQLELWLIENHGFQAQYAVTELTEKNFWRMFDNTLYEQCRKKYKAIGTFMSAYYKSKKGRKTEKEVQEAEQEKAEQETPEVDE, translated from the exons ATG CTGTACTGGCCTTTTGTTTCCAAGATGTCGGATGCTAAGGCCCCCCTTCGTCCCAAGAGGAAGATGCAGTTGGTGGACTTTCTTATCCAATTCAGATGGATCCTTGTTATCTTCTTTGTCCTTCCTTTCTCGTTCCTGTATTACTTCTCCATATATCTAGGGGATGTTAAATCTGAGAGGAAATCTTACGAACAGCGTCAGAAGGAACACGATGAAAATGTTAAAGAGGTCGTGAAGCGCCTTGGGGAGAGGGATGCATCAAAGGATGGTCTTGTCTGCACAGGCAGGCCTCCGTGGGTGGTTGTTGGAATGAGAAATGTTGACTATAAGCGTGCTCGTCATTTTGAAGTTGATCTTTCTAAGTTCAGAAATATACTTGAAATTGACAAGGAAAGAATGATTGCCAGAGTTGAGCCTCTGGTCAATATGGGCCAAATATCTAGAGTTACTGTTCCAATGAATCTTTCCCTTGCAGTTCTTGCTGAGCTTGATGATCTGACAGTTGGTGGTCTGATCAATGGCTTCGGGATTGAAGGAAGCTCTCACATCTTTGGATTGTTCTCTGACACTGTTGTGTCACTTGAGGTAGTTCTAGCAGACGGACGGGTGGTTAGAGCTACAAAGGACAATGAGTATTCTGATCTTTTCTATGCTATCCCGTGGTCTCAGGGGACATTGGGTCTTCTTGTTTCAGCTGAGATCAAGCTTATACCGGTTAAGGAGTACGTGAGACTTACTTACAAACCTGTAACTGGTAATCTTAAAGAGCTTGCGCAGGCTTATGCGGATACTTTTGCACCTAGAGATGGGGACCAGGACAATCCTTCTAAAGTTCCAGAGATGGTAGAAGGCATGATTTATAGTCCCACGGAAGGTGTTATGATGACCGGTAGATATGCTTCGAAACAGGAAGCCAAGCAAAGGGGTAATGTAATCAACAATTATGGTTGGTGGTTCAAACCATGGTTTTACCAGCATGCTCAAACTGCACTGAAAAGAGGGGAATTTGTGGAGTACATTCCAACTAGGGACTACTACCACAGGCACACAAGATCCTTGTATTGGGAAGGGAAACTAATTCTTCCATTTGGTGATCAGTTCTGGTTTAGGTTTCTCCTAGGATGGCTCATGCCACCCAAGATTGCTCTGCTCAAGGCCACTCAAAGTGAGGCTATCAGGAACTATTACCATGACCATCATGTTATTCAGGATCTGCTTGTTCCTCTTTACAAGGTTGGAGATTGTCTTGAGTGGGTCCACCGCGAAATGGAG GTATATCCCATCTGGCTCTGCCCACACAGAATTTACAAGCTGCCTGTGAAACCTATGATCTATCCTGAACCAGGATTTGAGGCACACCGCAGGCAGGGTGACACTGAATATGCTCAAATGTATACTGATATCGGCGTCTACTATGTTCCTGGAGCAGTCCTGAGAGGTGAGCCCTTTGATGGTGCAGAGAAATGCCGCCAACTGGAGCTTTGGTTGATCGAAAACCATGGGTTCCAGGCTCAATACGCGGTCACTGAACTGACAGAGAAGAACTTCTGGAGGATGTTTGATAATACCCTCTACGAGCAGTGCAGAAAAAAATATAAAGCCATCGGAACCTTCATGAGTGCGTACTATAAATCCAAAAAAGGAAGGAAGACGGAGAAGGAGGTGCAGGAAGCCGAGCAAGAGAAAGCTGAACAAGAGACTCCCGAAGTCGATGAGTAA
- the LOC104115531 gene encoding delta(24)-sterol reductase-like isoform X1, which translates to MREAQFLFVVHNLVSSLLQLYWPFVSKMSDAKAPLRPKRKMQLVDFLIQFRWILVIFFVLPFSFLYYFSIYLGDVKSERKSYEQRQKEHDENVKEVVKRLGERDASKDGLVCTGRPPWVVVGMRNVDYKRARHFEVDLSKFRNILEIDKERMIARVEPLVNMGQISRVTVPMNLSLAVLAELDDLTVGGLINGFGIEGSSHIFGLFSDTVVSLEVVLADGRVVRATKDNEYSDLFYAIPWSQGTLGLLVSAEIKLIPVKEYVRLTYKPVTGNLKELAQAYADTFAPRDGDQDNPSKVPEMVEGMIYSPTEGVMMTGRYASKQEAKQRGNVINNYGWWFKPWFYQHAQTALKRGEFVEYIPTRDYYHRHTRSLYWEGKLILPFGDQFWFRFLLGWLMPPKIALLKATQSEAIRNYYHDHHVIQDLLVPLYKVGDCLEWVHREMEVYPIWLCPHRIYKLPVKPMIYPEPGFEAHRRQGDTEYAQMYTDIGVYYVPGAVLRGEPFDGAEKCRQLELWLIENHGFQAQYAVTELTEKNFWRMFDNTLYEQCRKKYKAIGTFMSAYYKSKKGRKTEKEVQEAEQEKAEQETPEVDE; encoded by the exons ATGCGAGAAGCACAGTTCTTGTTTGTGGTTCATAACTTGGTTTCATCATTGTTACAGCTGTACTGGCCTTTTGTTTCCAAGATGTCGGATGCTAAGGCCCCCCTTCGTCCCAAGAGGAAGATGCAGTTGGTGGACTTTCTTATCCAATTCAGATGGATCCTTGTTATCTTCTTTGTCCTTCCTTTCTCGTTCCTGTATTACTTCTCCATATATCTAGGGGATGTTAAATCTGAGAGGAAATCTTACGAACAGCGTCAGAAGGAACACGATGAAAATGTTAAAGAGGTCGTGAAGCGCCTTGGGGAGAGGGATGCATCAAAGGATGGTCTTGTCTGCACAGGCAGGCCTCCGTGGGTGGTTGTTGGAATGAGAAATGTTGACTATAAGCGTGCTCGTCATTTTGAAGTTGATCTTTCTAAGTTCAGAAATATACTTGAAATTGACAAGGAAAGAATGATTGCCAGAGTTGAGCCTCTGGTCAATATGGGCCAAATATCTAGAGTTACTGTTCCAATGAATCTTTCCCTTGCAGTTCTTGCTGAGCTTGATGATCTGACAGTTGGTGGTCTGATCAATGGCTTCGGGATTGAAGGAAGCTCTCACATCTTTGGATTGTTCTCTGACACTGTTGTGTCACTTGAGGTAGTTCTAGCAGACGGACGGGTGGTTAGAGCTACAAAGGACAATGAGTATTCTGATCTTTTCTATGCTATCCCGTGGTCTCAGGGGACATTGGGTCTTCTTGTTTCAGCTGAGATCAAGCTTATACCGGTTAAGGAGTACGTGAGACTTACTTACAAACCTGTAACTGGTAATCTTAAAGAGCTTGCGCAGGCTTATGCGGATACTTTTGCACCTAGAGATGGGGACCAGGACAATCCTTCTAAAGTTCCAGAGATGGTAGAAGGCATGATTTATAGTCCCACGGAAGGTGTTATGATGACCGGTAGATATGCTTCGAAACAGGAAGCCAAGCAAAGGGGTAATGTAATCAACAATTATGGTTGGTGGTTCAAACCATGGTTTTACCAGCATGCTCAAACTGCACTGAAAAGAGGGGAATTTGTGGAGTACATTCCAACTAGGGACTACTACCACAGGCACACAAGATCCTTGTATTGGGAAGGGAAACTAATTCTTCCATTTGGTGATCAGTTCTGGTTTAGGTTTCTCCTAGGATGGCTCATGCCACCCAAGATTGCTCTGCTCAAGGCCACTCAAAGTGAGGCTATCAGGAACTATTACCATGACCATCATGTTATTCAGGATCTGCTTGTTCCTCTTTACAAGGTTGGAGATTGTCTTGAGTGGGTCCACCGCGAAATGGAG GTATATCCCATCTGGCTCTGCCCACACAGAATTTACAAGCTGCCTGTGAAACCTATGATCTATCCTGAACCAGGATTTGAGGCACACCGCAGGCAGGGTGACACTGAATATGCTCAAATGTATACTGATATCGGCGTCTACTATGTTCCTGGAGCAGTCCTGAGAGGTGAGCCCTTTGATGGTGCAGAGAAATGCCGCCAACTGGAGCTTTGGTTGATCGAAAACCATGGGTTCCAGGCTCAATACGCGGTCACTGAACTGACAGAGAAGAACTTCTGGAGGATGTTTGATAATACCCTCTACGAGCAGTGCAGAAAAAAATATAAAGCCATCGGAACCTTCATGAGTGCGTACTATAAATCCAAAAAAGGAAGGAAGACGGAGAAGGAGGTGCAGGAAGCCGAGCAAGAGAAAGCTGAACAAGAGACTCCCGAAGTCGATGAGTAA